The following coding sequences lie in one Chanos chanos chromosome 4, fChaCha1.1, whole genome shotgun sequence genomic window:
- the nfkbiaa gene encoding nuclear factor of kappa light polypeptide gene enhancer in B-cells inhibitor, alpha a, whose amino-acid sequence MDVHGVSMDCNFDEMDLKNRKMLPTEDRFDSGVDSLKEDDIPIMVEDFTHLRVSAGEEPWKQEITEDGDTFLHLAIIHEAKEHALEMIKLSQNDPFLNKQNNQRQTALHLAVITEQPLIVERLLKAGCDPRLVDESGNTALHIACKKGSMTCFAVLTQIQTQHLRSILTFTNYSGHTCLHLASLYGYLSMVEVLVQLGADINAKEQCSGRTALHLAVDLQNPALVQRLISLGADVNRLTYGGFAPFHLTFGRQNTEIQKHLYERTAEALRELPESEYEDSEEEPSSDEEMYDDITFAGK is encoded by the exons ATGGATGTTCACGGAGTCTCCATGGATTGTAACTTTGATGAGATGGATCTTAAGAATCGGAAAATGCTGCCAACTGAGGATCGCTTCGACAGTGGAGTGGATTCATTAAAAGAAGACGATATTCCAATTATGGTGGAAGACTTTACACATTTACGGGTCAGCGCCGGTGAAGAGCCTTGGAAACAAGAAATCACGGAAGATGGAGACAC gtTTCTCCACCTCGCCATCATTCACGAGGCCAAGGAGCATGCTCTGGAGATGATTAAGCTGTCTCAAAACGACCCATTcttgaacaaacagaacaaccaGAGACAG ACGGCCCTCCACTTGGCAGTAATAACGGAGCAGCCACTTATTGTGGAGAGACTGCTGAAGGCAGGCTGTGACCCTCGCCTGGTGGATGAGAGTGGGAACACAGCTCTCCACATTGCCTGCAAGAAAGGCTCCATGACCTGTTTTGCAGTCCTGACCCAAATCCAGACCCAACACCTGCGATCTATCCTCACCTTCACCAACTACAGTG GACACACTTGTCTCCACCTAGCATCACTGTATGGTTACCTTTCAATGGTTGAAGTCCTTGTACAGCTTGGAGCTGATATCAATGCAAAG GAGCAATGCAGCGGTCGTACCGCTCTCCATTTGGCCGTGGACCTGCAGAACCCTGCTTTGGTGCAGCGGCTCATCAGTTTGGGAGCTGACGTCAACAGGCTGACCTACGGGGGCTTCGCTCCCTTCCACCTCACCTTCGGCAGGCAGAACACGGAGATTCAGAAGCACTTGTACGAGCGAACGGCGGAGGCGCTGAGAGAGCTGCCGGAGAGCGAGTACGAGGATAGCGAGGAGGAGCCTTCATCTGATGAAGAG ATGTACGATGACATTACGTTTGCTGGGAAGTAA
- the brms1lb gene encoding breast cancer metastasis-suppressor 1-like protein-A, which produces MPVHSREKKESNPEDMDVDFPEQEASSTDEEDIVSSSGSEDGDSSEMDDEDCERRRMECLDEMTNLEKQFTDLKDQLYKERLSQVDIKLQEVMAGSAQEYLEPLANLQENMQIRTKVASIYRELCLESVRNKYDCEIQAASQHWESEKLLLFDTVQSELEEKIRRLEEDRHSIDITSELWNDGMQSRKNKKKDPFSPGKKKKPVVVSGPYIVYMLQDLDILEDWTAIRKAMASMGPHRVKVDVSPKPEKQHHIVRSEDGRLFYDGKWYSRGQAICINKREEYPTSAIVTTINQDELWFKRLDGTKSKLYISQLQRGKYTIKHC; this is translated from the exons ATGCCAGTGCACTCCCgcgaaaagaaagaaagcaatcCGGAAGATATGGACGTTGATTTTCCTGAGCAAGAAGCTAGCAGTACTGACGAGGAGGATATCGTCAGTTCTTCTGGCTCTGAAGATGGAGACAGTTCTG AAATGGATGATGAAGATTGTGAAAGGAGACGAATGGAGTGCTTGGACGAAATGACCAACCTCGAGAAACAGTTCACAGACCTGAAGGATCA GTTATACAAGGAGAGATTGAGCCAAGTGGACATCAAATTACAAGAGGTGATGGCAGGTAGTGCGCAGGAGTACTTGGAACCCCTCGCCAACCTtcaggagaacatgcaaatcAGAACCAAAGTGGCTA GTATATATCGAGAGCTTTGTTTGGAATCTGTGAGGAATAAGTATGACTGTGAGATTCAGGCTGCAAGCCAGCATTGGGAG AGTGAGAAACTGCTGCTGTTTGACACAGTGCAGAGTGAACTGGAGGAGAAAATCAGACGGTTGGAAGAGGACAGGCACAGCATTGACATCACCTCAG AGTTGTGGAACGACGGGATGCAGTCACggaagaataaaaagaaagatcCTTTCAGCCccgggaagaagaagaagccagTTGTTGTATCTG GCCCATATATTGTTTACATGTTGCAAGACCTGGATATCCTGGAAGACTGGACCGCAATACGAAAG GCAATGGCTTCAATGGGACCTCACAGAGTGAAGGTGGATG TGTCTCCCAAGCCTGAGAAACAGCATCATATCGTTCGTTCCGAAGATGGCCGTCTGTTCTATGACGGGAAGTGGTATAGCCGCGGACAAGCCATATGCATCAACAAGAGGGAGGAGTACCCCACCAG CGCCATAGTCACCACCATTAATCAAGATGAGCTGTGGTTCAAACGTCTGGACGGAACTAAATCAAAACTCTACATATCTCAACTCCAGAGAGGCAAATACACCATAAAACACTGttag